Within Phragmitibacter flavus, the genomic segment TTGATGAGGATTTCGAATTTGGGAAAACCTTTGCCATCGGGGTAGCCGGCTTCGGCGAGGAGGGCTTTGGCCTGGGCGGGATCGAAGCGCATGAGGTCGACGCCTTCATAGCCTTTTTTGGCGGTGGGGGTGAAGCCGACGGCGGGGCGCTGGGCTCCGCGCAGGACGTTGCGGATGATGGATTCGCGGTCGATGGAAAGGGCGAGGGCTTTGCGGATGCGGACATCGTTGAAGGGTTTGAGGGTGGTGTTGAGTCGGTAAAAGTAGACGGCAAGCTGGGTTTCTTCGCGGTAGACTTCGGGATGGTTGGCGCGGTAGGCGGGGATGCGGTCGAGAGGGACGGTGTTGGTGGCGTGCAGCTGGCCGTCGCGGAAGGCGCGGTCTTCGGTGCTTTCGTTGGTGATGGGGAAGTAGTGGATGCCGTCGAGGCGGACGGTGGCGGCGTCCCAGTAGTGGGGGTTGCGTTCGACTTTGAGCCATTGCATGAAACGCCAGTCCTGGAGTTTGAAGGGGCCGTTGCTGACGATGTGTTCGGGTCGGGTCCAGGTGGAGAAGCGGTCGATCATGCCGCCGGTTTTTTCGATGACGTGCCTGGGGACGGGCTGCCAGGAGTGGTGTTTGATGACGGAGGTGAAGTAGGGGGTGGGATTGACGAGGGTGACCTGCAGGGTGAGGTCGTCGAGGGCTTTGACGCCGACTTTGGAGAAGTCCTGGTTCTCGCCTTTGTTGAAGGCTTCGGCTCCTTCCATGAAGTAGAGCATTTCGGCGTATTGGGAGGCGAGGGCAGGGGTAAGGATGCGTTGAAAGGCGTAGGTGAAGTCGTGGGCGGTGACGGGGACGCCGTCGCTCCAGCGGGCGTTGGGCTGGAGGTGGAAGGTCCAGATGCGGAAGTCCTGGTGTTCCCACCGGGCGGCGGCTCCAGGGGCGTCAAGGTAGTCATCTTCGGGGTGGTAGGCGATGAGGCTTTCGAAGATGGCGGAGGTGACCTGGCGTTCTGGGACGCCGGTGGTGACCTGGGGGTCGAGGGATTCGAGCTCGGCTCCGTTGCCGATAAGGAGAATTTTTTCCTGCGTGGCGGCGATGATGCGAGGTTCGCGATTTTTGCGAAGATGGTAGAAACCCGTGCCGAGGAGGACGAGGACGAAAAGCCAGGCGAGGCGCGGGAGCCACTTCATGGGGGGAAGGTTGGAGGGGAGCGGGGCGGAGTCAACCGTGGGAGAAAATGAGAGTTGAAAATTACGACTCTGGAACGTGCGCGCAGCGCAGCTGTGCAAGTAACTCTACCACGAATCGTTCATTGGAATTCTGGCCTCCAATTTCGTAACAGGTTTCTGTAAGTGCTGTTCCTGAGGTGTTGGCGATTCAAAGCCAATTTTTTTAGTTGCCAAGGCGGCTGCGGCAGCTTCGCGAACGATAAGCGCCAATTGCTGAGCCCTATCCATCATGTGCAACAATTCTTTCCAATTCAACCAATGTTGGTCATAGAGTGATGGGCCCACTAAAGACTCGAAGTCAACTTTTTGGGGCTCTCTCCATTTTTCATAAGCTTCGAGATGGGAAATTTTTTTGTCGAGATTTAAAACCCCGCGGGTCAGAGGGGAGCGCTTAGCAGTGCTGGTAATCCAAGAGCGCCAAGGTTTGCTGCCTTTTGACTGATTGCATTTACCGCAGGCGGGAACCAAATTTGCGATTTCAGTTATGTAACCCGTGGGCCTCTGTTTTGTGACTAACGGACGAAAGTGATCCCACTCTGTTCGGGCATCTCCGCAGTAGGAACAAACACAATTACCTGTTTCCATACCTAAAACATTAAGGGCTTCCGACACATCGGAGAATGTCGGTTCGACTACAGGCACAATGGATTGAATGAATGCCGCTG encodes:
- a CDS encoding peptide ABC transporter substrate-binding protein, which codes for MKWLPRLAWLFVLVLLGTGFYHLRKNREPRIIAATQEKILLIGNGAELESLDPQVTTGVPERQVTSAIFESLIAYHPEDDYLDAPGAAARWEHQDFRIWTFHLQPNARWSDGVPVTAHDFTYAFQRILTPALASQYAEMLYFMEGAEAFNKGENQDFSKVGVKALDDLTLQVTLVNPTPYFTSVIKHHSWQPVPRHVIEKTGGMIDRFSTWTRPEHIVSNGPFKLQDWRFMQWLKVERNPHYWDAATVRLDGIHYFPITNESTEDRAFRDGQLHATNTVPLDRIPAYRANHPEVYREETQLAVYFYRLNTTLKPFNDVRIRKALALSIDRESIIRNVLRGAQRPAVGFTPTAKKGYEGVDLMRFDPAQAKALLAEAGYPDGKGFPKFEILINTMEAHRLIAQAVQSMWREHLGIDVGIINQDWQVYLDSQRRMDYEISRAAWSGDYMDPMTFLGMWTKDNGNNQTGWHSSRYEELLRQSSTIADPPQRFAVLKEAETLFLNELPVIPVYWYARSSLVRPEVKGMRSSLLDDRPYKWFDLQAPSP
- a CDS encoding HNH endonuclease; this encodes MHPDFDLPSPGSIKGRSSSITAAFIQSIVPVVEPTFSDVSEALNVLGMETGNCVCSYCGDARTEWDHFRPLVTKQRPTGYITEIANLVPACGKCNQSKGSKPWRSWITSTAKRSPLTRGVLNLDKKISHLEAYEKWREPQKVDFESLVGPSLYDQHWLNWKELLHMMDRAQQLALIVREAAAAALATKKIGFESPTPQEQHLQKPVTKLEARIPMNDSW